A window of Ptychodera flava strain L36383 chromosome 1, AS_Pfla_20210202, whole genome shotgun sequence contains these coding sequences:
- the LOC139138461 gene encoding 1,25-dihydroxyvitamin D(3) 24-hydroxylase, mitochondrial-like — protein MAIRSAALRYLGRRNSGVSSCVQLRSTATNSPNAESGVDTENTKSFDQMPGITKGAFQTILFLVDGFVRGTIQKPWASLTKMRKDLGPIWKQRFGKLVMVSVADPQQFETVLRNEGKYPRRNPLEPWIAHRRERNLALGVLLHEGADWHRNRAALSKRMMRPREVASYTDAVNDVITDLTKKVIRARDGHKTDNIVPDIENILFTWSLDSACAVILNKKLNLLDDKPHPEAQAFIKAVHDMFDSTMWMFLIPTQVHKKFNSWVWKKHVKAWDTIYATAKTLIDEKMNDVTERVAAGEDNDTEEADFVTYMVVQGKLEIAEIYANVTELLAAAVDTTSSTFLWTLHCVSKYPQVQESLYEEIKRVIPAGETPTHEHINGMPYLKAILKETMRLHPPVINVSRIIDREVTVGGYRVPAETILMGQTWLMGRDPEYFEDPLEFQPERWIRDEKEHFYGFKSLPFGYGPRMCIGKRLAELEIHLALARLCQRFILVSTTDVEGKITSITAPDRPLNLKFLDRTL, from the exons ATGGCGATTCGCAGTGCAGCACTCAGATATCTGGGCCGACGGAACAGCGGGGTTTCAAGCTGTGTACAGCTCCGCTCAACTGCTACAAATTCGCCGAACGCCGAATCCGGTGTTGACACCGAAAATACGAAATCATTCGATCAAATGCCCGGGATCACCAAGGGAGCTTTCCAAACTATATTATTTCTAGTTGACGGATTTGTAAGGGGCACTATTCAGAAACCATGGGCTAGCTTGACAAAGATGCGGAAGGACCTTGGCCCAATCTGGAAACAAAGGTTTGGGAAGCTTGTTATGGTGTCAGTGGCAGATCCACAGCAATTTGAAACCGTGCTGAGAAATGAAGGAAAATACCCTCGGAGGAATCCCCTTGAACCATGGATAGCACATAGACGGGAACGGAACCTAGCTCTCGGTGTGTTACTCCA TGAAGGCGCTGACTGGCATCGCAACAGAGCTGCACTCAGCAAGCGGATGATGAGACCTCGTGAAGTTGCCTCCTACACCGACGCAgtcaatgacgtcatcactgaCCTGACAAAAAAGGTGATCAGAGCCAGGGATGGTCACAAAACGGACAACATTGTACCCGACATTGAAAATATACTGTTTACCTGGTCCTTGGATT CCGCTTGTGCTGTGATCTTGAACAAGAAATTAAACCTTCTCGATGACAAACCACATCCGGAGGCCCAGGCTTTCATCAAGGCAGTGCACGATATGTTTGACTCAACAATGTGGATGTTTTTAATCCCCACTCAAGTTCATAAGAAGTTCAACAGCTGGGTTTGGAAGAAACACGTCAAAGCATGGGATACCATCTATGCTACTG CGAAAACGTTGATCGACGAGAAAATGAATGACGTCACCGAGAGAGTGGCCGCTGGAGAGGACAATGATACGGAAGAGGCTGATTTCGTCACTTACATGGTTGTCCAGGGAAAGCTGGAGATCGCCGAAATTTACGCAAATGTTACAGAATTACTGGCTGCAGCTGTCGATACG ACATCAAGCACGTTCTTATGGACCCTGCATTGCGTTTCAAAGTACCCACAAGTGCAAGAGTCATTGTATGAAGAAATTAAGCGAGTCATTCCTGCGGGAGAGACGCCAACACACGAACATATCAATGGAATGCCGTACTTGAAAGCAATTCTCAAGGAGACCATGAG GTTACACCCGCCCGTTATTAATGTTTCTCGGATCATCGATAGAGAAGTGACGGTTGGTGGTTACCGTGTGCCAGCTGAG ACTATTTTGATGGGACAGACTTGGTTGATGGGTCGAGATCCTGAATACTTTGAAGATCCGCTAGAATTCCAACCAGAGAGATGGATTCGAGATGAAAAAGAACACTTCTATGGATTTAAGTCCTTACCATTTGGCTACGGACCACGGATGTGCATTG GTAAACGACTGGCAGAACTGGAAATACATTTGGCACTTGCAAGG CTGTGTCAGAGATTTATTCTGGTGTCGACGACCGATGTAGAAGGCAAGATTACATCCATTACTGCGCCAGACAGGCCCCTCAACTTGAAGTTTCTAGACAGAACACTTTAG